Genomic window (Vigna unguiculata cultivar IT97K-499-35 chromosome 10, ASM411807v1, whole genome shotgun sequence):
TTATGCAGATAGAATAATGAAGAGTTCAAGGTTGAAGATATGGGCTGTTGGATTTGCAGTAGGAAATGAAGGAAAGGCAACGTTGGAAGGCTGAAGAGGATGCGTTGTTATGTGCATATGTGAGAGAGTATGGTCCTAGGGAATGGAATCTTGTGTCTCAGCGCATGAACACACCTCTAAACAGGGATGCAAAGTCATGCTTAGAAAGGTGGAAGAACTACCTCAAGCCTGGCATCAAGAAAGGGTCTCTAACAGAGGAAGAGCAGAGCCTTGTAATCCGGCTTCAAGCGAAACACGGcaacaaatggaagaaaattgctGCAGAAGTTCCAGGTAGAACTGCCAAGAGGTTAGGGAAGTGGTGGGAAGTGTTCAAAGAGAAGCAACAGAGGGAGAAACAAGAGATTAACAAAGCAATTGGCCCAGTTGATAATACCAAATATGATCATATTCTTGAGACTTTTGCTGAGAAGCTAGTGAAGGAACACTCTTCACAATCATCATACCTTATGGCTTCTTCTACTGGACCCTTTATCCACACTGATGCACCTGCAACTGCTTCTGCATCTGCATCTGCACCTGCATCATTGCTTCCTCCTTGGATTTCAAATTCTAGCACCACCAATCCCTCACCAGGAATTAGGCCACATTCACCTTCTGTGACCCTTAGTCTCTCTTCCTCAACAGCACCTCCTCCCCTTTGGTTGAATGTAACAACACCTCATGGTGATAACATAGTAGTGTTAGAGTTAATAGAGTGCTGTAAGGAGTTGGAAGAAGGACATCATGCTATGGTGGCGCATCGGAAGGAGGCGGCGTGGCTGTTGAGAAGGGTGGAGCAGCAGTTGGAGGCAGAGAAGGCTAGCAGAAGGAGGGAAAAGATGGAGGAAATTGAAGCAAAGATTAAGGCTCTAAGGGAAGAACAGAATGCTGCTTTGGATAGAATAGAAACAGAATATAGAGAACAGTTAGGAGAGTTGAGGAGAGATGCAGAAAGCAAGGAGCAGAAGTTGATTGAGGAATGGAATGCAAAGCACGTGAGGGTAGTGAAGTGTATGGAACAACAAGTAGGAGG
Coding sequences:
- the LOC114166072 gene encoding transcription factor AS1-like gives rise to the protein MKERQRWKAEEDALLCAYVREYGPREWNLVSQRMNTPLNRDAKSCLERWKNYLKPGIKKGSLTEEEQSLVIRLQAKHGNKWKKIAAEVPGRTAKRLGKWWEVFKEKQQREKQEINKAIGPVDNTKYDHILETFAEKLVKEHSSQSSYLMASSTGPFIHTDAPATASASASAPASLLPPWISNSSTTNPSPGIRPHSPSVTLSLSSSTAPPPLWLNVTTPHGDNIVVLELIECCKELEEGHHAMVAHRKEAAWLLRRVEQQLEAEKASRRREKMEEIEAKIKALREEQNAALDRIETEYREQLGELRRDAESKEQKLIEEWNAKHVRVVKCMEQQVGGRIPRIAEPNGR